A stretch of Exiguobacterium sp. BMC-KP DNA encodes these proteins:
- the adhE gene encoding bifunctional acetaldehyde-CoA/alcohol dehydrogenase, whose translation MAVKEKTKSTATPIEQAIGQIVERGQLAIQELMTFDQETIDTIVRDMALAGLERHVELARLATEETGRGVFEDKMIKNMFATEYIYNSLRHEKTVGILEEDVQNGITYIAEPVGVVCGVTPVTNPTSTTMFKALIAIKTRNPIVFAFHPSAQRCSVEAAKTLRDAAIKAGAPKDCIQWVEEPSLEATKVLMNHEKIAMVLATGGAGMVKSAYSTGKPALGVGPGNVPCYIEQSAKVKRAVSDLVLSKTFDNGMICASEQAVIVDQEIYATVRAEMEALGCYFCTPEEKQRLEALVIKTDTCAVNADIVGKPATWIAEKAGINVPETTVMLVAELEHVGAAEPLSHEKLSPVLGAYRVASTEEAFMIAEQMLEIGGLGHTAVIHTTNDDLMTAFGLRMKACRILVNSPSAHGGIGDLYNELTPSLTLGCGSYGKNSVSENVTAKHLLNVKKVAKRRVNMQWFKVPEKIYFEKNSVQYLQSMTDVSRVMIVTDPTMVQFGYADKVIQNLPQSVSYRIFDQVEPDPSATTVQTGAQAMRDFKPDLIIALGGGSAMDAAKGMWLFYEQPNETFSNLRQKFLDIRKRAYKFPTLGRQAKFVAIPTTSGTGSEVTPFTVITDKEKNVKYPIADYALTPDVAIVDPEFVMTVPASITADTGMDVLTHATEAYVSVLANDYTDGLALKAIKMIFEYLPRAYANGSDAEAREKVHNASTMAGMAFANAFLGINHSIAHKIGGEFHTPHGRTNAILMPHVIRYNASRPTKLAAFPKYESFVADERYADIARYLGLPAATTEQGVESLIQAIADLGQRLNIKMSFKAQGIQKADFESKLDKMAVDAFEDQCTTANPKMPLVAELRTIMEQAYEGI comes from the coding sequence ATGGCTGTGAAAGAAAAAACAAAATCGACGGCAACACCGATCGAGCAAGCAATCGGACAAATTGTTGAAAGAGGGCAACTTGCGATACAGGAATTAATGACATTCGATCAAGAAACAATCGATACGATTGTTCGGGATATGGCACTTGCCGGACTGGAACGGCACGTCGAACTCGCGCGTCTCGCTACGGAAGAGACAGGACGCGGAGTTTTTGAAGATAAGATGATTAAAAACATGTTTGCGACAGAATACATCTATAACAGTCTACGTCACGAAAAAACAGTCGGGATTCTAGAAGAAGATGTCCAAAATGGCATCACATACATTGCTGAACCAGTCGGTGTCGTCTGTGGTGTCACACCCGTCACGAACCCAACGTCAACGACGATGTTCAAAGCATTGATTGCGATTAAGACACGCAACCCGATCGTCTTCGCGTTCCATCCATCGGCACAACGGTGTTCCGTCGAAGCAGCGAAAACACTCCGCGACGCAGCCATCAAGGCAGGCGCACCAAAAGACTGCATTCAATGGGTCGAAGAACCATCACTTGAAGCAACGAAAGTCTTGATGAACCATGAAAAAATCGCGATGGTCCTTGCGACAGGTGGAGCAGGAATGGTCAAATCAGCGTACTCAACGGGGAAACCAGCACTCGGTGTTGGACCAGGGAACGTTCCATGCTACATCGAACAATCTGCGAAAGTAAAACGGGCAGTCAGCGATCTCGTTCTCTCAAAAACGTTTGATAACGGGATGATTTGTGCGTCTGAGCAAGCCGTCATCGTCGACCAAGAGATTTATGCAACGGTCCGTGCGGAAATGGAAGCACTCGGTTGTTACTTCTGTACACCAGAAGAAAAACAACGCCTTGAAGCACTCGTCATCAAGACCGATACATGTGCCGTCAACGCGGACATTGTCGGTAAACCTGCGACATGGATTGCTGAAAAAGCCGGAATCAACGTTCCGGAAACAACCGTCATGCTCGTCGCGGAACTCGAGCACGTCGGAGCAGCAGAACCACTGTCTCATGAAAAACTCAGTCCCGTCCTCGGTGCGTACCGTGTCGCTTCAACTGAAGAAGCGTTCATGATTGCTGAACAGATGCTTGAAATCGGTGGTCTCGGTCATACAGCCGTCATTCATACGACGAACGATGATTTGATGACAGCGTTCGGACTCCGGATGAAAGCTTGCCGAATCCTCGTCAACAGTCCATCTGCTCATGGTGGGATTGGTGATCTGTATAACGAGTTGACACCATCACTGACACTTGGTTGCGGATCATACGGTAAAAACTCTGTTTCTGAGAACGTAACGGCGAAACACTTACTCAACGTCAAAAAGGTGGCGAAACGACGCGTGAACATGCAATGGTTCAAGGTGCCTGAAAAAATCTATTTCGAAAAGAACTCTGTTCAGTACTTGCAGTCGATGACTGATGTCTCACGCGTCATGATCGTCACTGATCCAACAATGGTGCAATTCGGATATGCCGATAAAGTAATTCAAAACTTGCCACAGTCCGTCAGTTACCGGATCTTCGACCAAGTCGAACCAGATCCATCTGCGACGACTGTTCAGACGGGTGCCCAAGCAATGCGTGACTTCAAACCCGACTTGATCATCGCCTTAGGTGGTGGTTCGGCGATGGATGCTGCGAAAGGAATGTGGCTCTTCTACGAACAACCGAACGAAACGTTCTCAAACTTGCGTCAAAAATTCCTTGATATCCGTAAGCGTGCCTATAAATTCCCGACACTCGGTCGTCAAGCGAAGTTCGTCGCGATTCCGACGACGTCTGGTACGGGTTCAGAAGTGACACCGTTCACCGTCATCACGGATAAAGAGAAAAACGTCAAATACCCGATTGCTGACTATGCGTTGACACCAGACGTCGCAATCGTTGATCCAGAATTCGTCATGACGGTACCTGCTTCAATTACAGCTGATACCGGAATGGATGTCTTGACGCATGCAACAGAAGCATACGTCTCAGTTCTTGCGAACGACTACACGGATGGATTAGCGCTGAAAGCAATCAAGATGATCTTCGAGTACTTGCCACGAGCATATGCTAACGGGTCCGACGCCGAAGCACGCGAAAAAGTGCACAATGCGTCAACGATGGCAGGGATGGCATTCGCGAACGCGTTCCTTGGAATCAACCACTCGATCGCGCACAAAATCGGTGGGGAGTTCCACACACCACACGGACGGACGAACGCGATCCTGATGCCACACGTCATTCGCTATAACGCGTCACGTCCAACGAAACTAGCAGCATTCCCGAAATACGAATCGTTCGTCGCTGATGAACGGTATGCGGACATCGCTCGCTACCTCGGTCTTCCGGCAGCAACGACGGAACAAGGGGTCGAATCCCTCATCCAAGCCATTGCTGATCTTGGACAACGTCTCAACATCAAGATGTCATTTAAGGCGCAAGGCATTCAAAAAGCAGACTTCGAGTCAAAACTCGACAAGATGGCAGTCGATGCTTTCGAAGATCAATGTACGACAGCAAATCCAAAGATGCCGCTTGTCGCTGAGTTACGGACAATCATGGAACAAGCGTACGAAGGTATCTAA
- a CDS encoding DUF2273 domain-containing protein yields MKTSEALRPYRYRLLGGLIGLILAILFLTIGFGPTLLIIVFAAIGYLIGQWRDNALDVEGWIQFFQRD; encoded by the coding sequence ATGAAAACGAGCGAAGCACTTCGTCCGTATCGCTATCGCCTACTCGGTGGACTAATCGGATTAATCCTCGCCATCTTGTTCTTGACGATCGGTTTCGGGCCAACATTGCTGATCATCGTATTCGCAGCAATTGGTTACTTGATTGGTCAATGGCGAGACAATGCCCTTGATGTCGAGGGATGGATTCAGTTCTTTCAACGGGACTGA
- a CDS encoding Na+/H+ antiporter family protein — MNAVLFAVFLLFILAIFRVHIVVAMVISAFAGGLVGGLDLTETTKAFSDGLGDGAEIALSYAMLGAFAVALSKTGLPDALAHALIVRSRGNASAASVKKLKGFILFAILLLAISSQNVLPIHIAFIPIIIPPLLGLFNQLKMDRRRIAIIMTFGLVTPYMFLPVGFGDIYLNQILLKNLKANGLDTAGASVIEAMAIPALGMVVGLLIGLYSYRKERTYEMRDIAPDDYEIPVITKTKLVLSGIVVIATLIVQLQTESMILAATTGLILFLLLRLVRFSEADDVITRGMRMMSFIGFVMISANGFSNVLRKTGDIEPLVENSKSLMGDSQLVAAFVMLLIGLLVTMGIGSSFSTVPIIAAIFVPLCIQYGFSLEATIAIIGTSGALGDAGSPASDSTLGPTSGLNADGQHDHMRETVIPTFLHYNIPLLIFGTIAAVVL, encoded by the coding sequence ATAAACGCCGTATTGTTTGCCGTCTTTTTACTATTTATTTTAGCGATCTTCCGCGTCCACATCGTAGTCGCGATGGTCATCAGTGCGTTTGCCGGCGGTCTCGTCGGTGGTCTCGACCTGACTGAGACAACAAAAGCGTTCTCCGATGGTCTTGGTGACGGGGCAGAAATCGCCCTCAGTTACGCAATGCTCGGTGCGTTTGCCGTCGCCCTTTCGAAAACAGGCTTACCGGACGCTCTGGCGCACGCGTTGATTGTGCGTTCACGTGGTAACGCAAGTGCCGCTTCCGTCAAAAAATTAAAAGGATTCATCTTGTTCGCGATTCTCTTGCTTGCGATCAGTTCACAAAACGTTCTACCGATTCACATCGCGTTCATTCCAATCATCATTCCGCCGCTTCTTGGTCTCTTCAATCAGTTGAAGATGGATCGTCGTCGGATTGCAATCATCATGACATTTGGCCTTGTAACACCGTACATGTTCTTACCCGTTGGTTTCGGAGACATTTATCTCAACCAGATTCTGCTGAAGAATCTGAAGGCAAATGGTCTCGATACAGCAGGAGCATCCGTCATCGAAGCGATGGCGATTCCAGCACTCGGTATGGTCGTCGGTCTCTTGATCGGATTGTATTCGTACCGAAAAGAACGGACGTATGAGATGCGTGACATCGCCCCGGACGATTATGAAATTCCGGTCATCACGAAAACGAAACTTGTCTTAAGTGGTATCGTCGTCATCGCGACCTTGATCGTCCAACTGCAAACGGAATCGATGATTCTTGCTGCGACAACAGGACTCATCCTCTTTTTGTTGCTTCGTCTTGTTCGCTTCAGTGAAGCAGATGACGTCATAACACGCGGTATGCGCATGATGTCATTCATCGGTTTCGTCATGATTTCAGCAAATGGATTCTCAAACGTCTTGCGTAAGACGGGAGATATCGAGCCACTCGTCGAGAACTCGAAGTCGTTGATGGGCGATTCCCAACTCGTTGCAGCATTCGTCATGCTCTTGATTGGTCTTCTCGTCACGATGGGGATCGGCTCAAGTTTCTCAACTGTTCCAATCATTGCAGCAATCTTCGTTCCACTTTGTATCCAATACGGATTCAGTTTAGAAGCGACGATCGCCATCATCGGTACATCCGGCGCACTCGGTGACGCGGGTAGTCCGGCATCTGACTCGACACTCGGACCGACAAGTGGTCTAAATGCAGATGGTCAACATGATCACATGCGGGAAACAGTCATTCCGACGTTCCTTCATTACAACATCCCACTCCTCATTTTTGGTACGATCGCTGCGGTTGTATTATAA
- the amaP gene encoding alkaline shock response membrane anchor protein AmaP produces MNGFNRFLLVLIGILGLISVGLLVLGVYDVPRLSPLIEQWQDQQWYSYTILSLGGFLAFVFVILLFTGLLSRSKGQRLLIQTGDGNITISKQTIERTALESIRGMNGVRSPRVNADIHSKKETVALEVDCSVFGQEGLPTIGKDIQERAKHAVESLLELPVTKTRVRISDTKTKTSERVV; encoded by the coding sequence ATGAACGGATTCAATCGTTTCCTACTCGTTCTGATCGGCATTCTTGGCTTGATCAGCGTCGGCCTTCTTGTACTCGGCGTCTATGATGTTCCACGCCTCAGTCCTCTGATTGAACAGTGGCAAGATCAACAATGGTATAGCTACACGATTCTCTCTCTTGGTGGCTTCCTAGCATTCGTATTTGTCATTCTATTATTCACTGGACTGCTCAGCCGATCAAAAGGACAACGTCTTCTGATTCAAACCGGTGACGGTAACATCACCATCTCAAAACAGACAATCGAACGGACAGCGCTTGAGTCAATTCGCGGTATGAATGGAGTTCGCTCCCCGCGCGTGAACGCTGACATCCACTCGAAAAAAGAAACCGTCGCTCTCGAAGTTGACTGTTCCGTCTTCGGTCAAGAAGGATTACCGACGATCGGGAAAGACATTCAAGAACGCGCCAAACATGCAGTCGAATCATTACTTGAACTACCAGTCACGAAAACACGTGTCCGGATTAGTGACACGAAAACAAAAACGTCTGAACGTGTCGTCTAA
- a CDS encoding beta-class carbonic anhydrase yields MSVVQEMLAFNERFVAEKQYEQFVSDKFPDKKVVILTCMDARLTELLPHALGLKNGDAKIIKNAGAILSHPFGSVMRSILVALYALGAEEVVVIGHHDCGMSTIDPKHMISEMKDRGIDQQILHTLEVSGVDLNQWLRGFTSVQESVAHSVSLVKNHPLLPPGTNVHGLVIDPGTGKLDVVDC; encoded by the coding sequence ATGTCAGTCGTACAGGAAATGCTAGCCTTCAACGAGCGATTCGTCGCTGAAAAACAGTATGAGCAATTCGTTTCGGATAAATTCCCGGACAAAAAGGTCGTCATCTTGACGTGTATGGATGCCCGTTTGACGGAACTTCTTCCTCACGCCCTTGGTCTGAAAAACGGAGATGCAAAAATCATTAAAAATGCCGGCGCTATCCTATCGCACCCATTCGGCTCCGTCATGCGCTCGATTCTCGTCGCGTTGTACGCACTGGGGGCAGAAGAAGTCGTCGTCATTGGTCACCATGACTGTGGCATGAGCACGATTGATCCTAAACACATGATCAGCGAGATGAAGGATCGAGGGATCGACCAACAAATTCTTCATACACTCGAAGTATCTGGTGTGGATTTAAATCAATGGTTGCGTGGTTTCACGTCGGTTCAAGAGAGCGTTGCCCACTCGGTCAGCCTTGTGAAGAACCATCCGTTATTGCCGCCTGGTACGAACGTCCATGGTCTCGTCATCGACCCGGGAACTGGTAAACTCGACGTCGTCGATTGCTAA
- a CDS encoding DedA family protein, whose amino-acid sequence MLSQVVNQILLSLADLGYFGIALGLMIEIIPSEIVLSYGGFMISQGTIGWPLAVVAAVIGGLLSQLFLYWFARYGGRPLILKYGKYVLISEHHLDLAERWFLKYGQGVIFGARFIPVVRHAISIPAGLAKMDQTKFSLYTVLAIIPWSILFLYLGETLGTNWRSIKEVAAPYTNGVLIAAVVLIILYVIFKRRQRTV is encoded by the coding sequence GTGTTATCTCAAGTCGTCAACCAAATCTTGCTTTCGCTTGCCGATCTCGGATATTTCGGCATCGCCCTCGGGTTGATGATTGAAATCATACCGAGCGAAATCGTCCTCTCATACGGTGGATTCATGATCTCTCAAGGAACGATCGGCTGGCCGCTCGCCGTCGTCGCTGCCGTCATCGGTGGATTATTGTCGCAATTATTCTTATACTGGTTTGCGCGTTACGGTGGCCGTCCCTTGATTCTGAAATACGGGAAATATGTCCTAATTTCAGAACACCATCTCGATTTAGCAGAGCGCTGGTTCTTGAAATACGGTCAAGGCGTCATCTTTGGCGCTCGTTTCATTCCAGTTGTCCGTCACGCCATCTCGATTCCGGCTGGTCTTGCGAAGATGGATCAAACGAAGTTTTCTCTCTATACGGTTCTCGCGATCATTCCATGGTCAATCCTCTTCCTCTATCTCGGGGAAACACTTGGAACGAATTGGCGCTCGATTAAGGAAGTCGCAGCTCCTTACACGAACGGTGTCTTAATTGCTGCTGTCGTCTTGATCATCCTTTACGTCATCTTTAAGCGCCGTCAACGAACGGTCTGA
- a CDS encoding amino acid permease, with product MMSSNLKRDLTARQVQMIALGGTIGVGLFLGASSTIAWTGPSVLLAYMLAGVFIFFIMRALGEMVYTHPHSGSYAKFANDYIHPAAGFLTASSNIFNWVVVGMSEVIAVGTYLRFWWPELPTWIPGVVVIILLTLANLASVKMFGELEFWFASIKVITILLMIVAGFGIIFFGLGNDGNPVGFSNLWENGGFFTNGFTGFFFALSIVFASYIGVELIGVTAGETKDPEKNITKAINGVVWRILIFYVGSIFIIVTVYPWNELSDLGSPFVATFAKVGVTIAAGIINFVVITAALSGCNSGIFSASRMIYTLAEKGQVPSFFLKVNKRGIPFYTVLAISVGIFFGVILDIVLPLVLGKDTNIFVYVYSASVLPGMVPWFAILISHIRYRKLESERTPSHPFKMPGAPVTNYLSIVALLTVLVGMLFNDETRVSILIGIAFLILSTIYYIVKVPKIEK from the coding sequence ATGATGAGTTCGAATTTGAAACGCGATTTAACAGCACGACAAGTACAAATGATTGCACTTGGAGGAACGATCGGGGTTGGTCTGTTCCTTGGAGCATCGAGTACGATTGCTTGGACAGGTCCATCCGTCTTACTTGCGTACATGCTAGCAGGAGTCTTTATCTTTTTTATCATGCGTGCACTTGGTGAGATGGTCTACACCCATCCTCACAGTGGTTCGTACGCAAAGTTCGCAAACGATTATATCCATCCGGCCGCTGGCTTTTTGACAGCGAGCAGCAACATCTTTAACTGGGTCGTCGTCGGGATGAGTGAAGTCATTGCCGTCGGTACCTATCTACGCTTCTGGTGGCCGGAACTACCGACTTGGATTCCAGGTGTCGTCGTCATCATTCTCTTGACTCTTGCGAACCTGGCTTCGGTTAAAATGTTCGGCGAACTCGAATTCTGGTTCGCCTCAATCAAGGTAATAACGATTCTTCTGATGATCGTCGCTGGTTTCGGTATCATCTTCTTCGGATTAGGGAATGATGGAAATCCGGTCGGTTTCTCAAATCTGTGGGAGAACGGCGGCTTCTTCACGAATGGTTTCACCGGCTTCTTCTTTGCGCTCTCAATCGTCTTCGCCTCTTACATCGGTGTTGAGTTGATCGGCGTGACAGCTGGAGAAACAAAAGATCCAGAGAAAAATATTACGAAGGCTATCAATGGTGTCGTCTGGCGAATTTTGATTTTCTACGTCGGATCCATCTTCATCATCGTCACGGTCTATCCGTGGAATGAGTTGTCGGATCTCGGTAGTCCGTTCGTTGCGACATTTGCGAAAGTCGGTGTGACGATTGCTGCCGGTATTATCAACTTCGTCGTCATTACAGCAGCATTATCCGGCTGTAATTCAGGGATCTTCAGTGCTAGCCGAATGATTTATACGTTAGCAGAAAAAGGACAAGTGCCTTCCTTCTTCTTGAAGGTCAACAAACGTGGGATTCCATTCTACACAGTCCTCGCTATTTCTGTAGGTATTTTCTTCGGTGTCATTTTGGATATCGTCCTACCGCTCGTTCTTGGAAAGGATACGAATATCTTTGTGTATGTTTATAGCGCTTCAGTACTACCAGGGATGGTACCGTGGTTCGCTATTTTGATTAGTCACATTCGTTATCGCAAACTCGAAAGTGAACGAACACCTTCACATCCATTTAAGATGCCAGGAGCGCCGGTAACAAACTACCTATCGATCGTTGCCCTCTTGACGGTGCTTGTCGGGATGCTGTTCAACGACGAGACACGCGTGTCCATCTTAATCGGTATCGCCTTCTTGATTTTAAGTACGATCTATTACATCGTAAAAGTACCAAAAATCGAAAAATAA
- a CDS encoding Asp23/Gls24 family envelope stress response protein produces MANEINTKQNENEVARENKLTFEDQVIKKIAGIASNDVKGILSMSGGFMSGLTDRFRSTEDITKGIDAEVGERQVALDLKVIVEYGKNIPSIFQDAVSKIKKSVHDMTGLDVIEINMHVEDVMTRSEFDAKSKSAKEEEEKREIK; encoded by the coding sequence ATGGCTAACGAAATCAACACTAAACAAAACGAAAACGAAGTCGCACGCGAAAACAAACTAACATTTGAAGATCAAGTCATCAAAAAGATTGCTGGTATCGCATCAAATGATGTCAAAGGGATCCTTTCAATGAGTGGTGGTTTCATGAGTGGGTTGACAGACCGCTTCCGTAGCACAGAAGACATCACGAAAGGAATCGACGCAGAAGTCGGCGAACGACAAGTCGCACTCGACTTAAAAGTCATCGTCGAATACGGCAAAAACATCCCGTCAATTTTCCAAGACGCAGTCTCGAAAATCAAAAAATCAGTTCACGACATGACAGGACTCGATGTCATTGAAATCAACATGCATGTCGAAGATGTCATGACACGCTCTGAGTTCGATGCGAAAAGTAAATCAGCAAAAGAAGAGGAAGAAAAACGCGAGATTAAGT
- a CDS encoding bifunctional 2',3'-cyclic-nucleotide 2'-phosphodiesterase/3'-nucleotidase, producing MKKATKLVIASTLIAPMLVPVVQVKTLAADNSVVKLRFLETTDLHTNSMNYDYFKDAQDETIGLVKAATVIKQQQTEVGATNSFLFDNGDTLQGTPFGDYVKNQYDKGNKGKHPMYELMEYLGYDAVTLGNHEFNFGLDFLKSAMSASSGSIKFVNSNVLDAVTKKPIVSDYNKDGKDYQIIERQVKDQNGDMKTVKVGVFGVVTPQIMVWDSSKLTGKVTAEDIIPTAKATAKKLKDAGADVVVALAHTGIGDTVDQKDGDENVGYALTKVEDIDVLMTGHQHGKFPAADSAFNKLPNVDKEKGLINGKPVVMANTQGKNVGVIDLQLKQVDGKWIVDTSGAKLADVTKDTAADVEAVKLIEKAHEGTLAYIRQEVGTINDDIQSFFALAQDDDSVQFVTNAQKWYVEKQLKENTDLAKYKDLPLLSAAAPFKTGGRNQVNANDYTLIKKGPIALKNVADLYVYPNTLQVVKITGADVKNWLEMSAGQFNQVGSEQTNLLNKDFRSYNFDILDGLTYEIDITQPAKFDYNGVEINKDANRVQNIKYQGKAIADDQEFLVATNDYRAGSATFPGVGAGKNIVYKSAYETRNVISDFIKAKQPVDYKADDNWSLVASKPMTVSFDSAVAAAPYVKRYEGVTNTGVTRPGETGTFLTFNMNVPMKDFTVSAKAVKPGAKVVTGQAVPGAKVTVKLGDKILGTATANEAGQYEVATRPLKLRDKLTVVSELSFMKTETNVTVGTGVVATPAIDKKSAVYGSTVLRGKATEGLDVTLYKGSTKIAKAKTTASGFKIAVKKGLTTGTYTVKSTDISNKITKKASFTIKNTYPVKNWSGKKTLTGKVEKRQIVRLYQKTESGYQLIAQDVADQHGNYVLKMRQALTNGSYKLNIYTAKDHLDQSRYFITK from the coding sequence ATGAAAAAAGCTACCAAACTTGTCATCGCGTCGACGTTGATCGCACCGATGCTCGTACCAGTCGTTCAAGTTAAGACACTTGCTGCCGACAACAGTGTCGTCAAGTTACGCTTCTTAGAAACAACGGATTTACATACGAACTCAATGAACTACGATTACTTCAAGGATGCACAGGACGAAACGATCGGTCTTGTCAAAGCCGCTACGGTCATCAAACAACAACAAACGGAAGTGGGCGCAACAAACAGCTTCTTGTTCGATAACGGTGACACACTTCAAGGGACACCGTTTGGCGATTACGTCAAAAATCAATATGACAAAGGAAACAAAGGCAAACACCCGATGTACGAATTGATGGAGTATCTCGGTTATGACGCAGTCACGCTCGGGAACCATGAATTCAACTTCGGACTCGACTTCCTGAAGTCAGCGATGAGTGCTTCAAGCGGTTCAATCAAATTCGTTAACTCGAACGTGTTGGATGCCGTTACGAAAAAACCAATCGTCTCAGACTATAATAAAGATGGAAAAGACTATCAAATCATCGAACGTCAAGTCAAAGATCAAAACGGTGATATGAAAACAGTCAAGGTGGGTGTGTTCGGAGTCGTCACGCCACAAATCATGGTTTGGGATTCATCGAAACTTACTGGAAAAGTAACAGCAGAAGATATCATCCCGACTGCGAAAGCAACTGCGAAGAAATTAAAAGACGCAGGCGCAGATGTCGTCGTTGCACTCGCACACACAGGTATTGGGGATACAGTAGATCAAAAAGACGGTGATGAAAACGTCGGTTATGCGTTGACGAAAGTCGAAGACATCGATGTCTTGATGACAGGTCACCAACACGGGAAATTCCCAGCAGCTGATTCTGCGTTCAACAAACTACCGAATGTTGATAAAGAAAAAGGCTTAATCAATGGGAAACCAGTCGTCATGGCAAACACGCAAGGGAAAAACGTCGGTGTCATCGATCTTCAGTTAAAGCAAGTCGACGGGAAATGGATCGTTGATACGTCTGGCGCTAAACTAGCGGACGTGACGAAAGACACGGCTGCAGATGTAGAAGCCGTCAAGTTGATCGAAAAAGCGCATGAAGGAACACTTGCTTACATTCGTCAAGAAGTCGGTACGATCAATGACGATATCCAGAGCTTCTTCGCCCTCGCGCAAGATGATGACTCGGTTCAGTTCGTCACAAATGCTCAAAAATGGTATGTCGAGAAACAACTAAAAGAAAATACGGATCTTGCCAAATACAAAGATCTTCCTTTACTATCGGCAGCAGCACCTTTCAAAACGGGCGGACGAAATCAAGTAAATGCAAATGATTATACATTAATTAAAAAAGGACCAATTGCATTAAAAAATGTTGCCGATCTCTATGTCTATCCAAACACACTACAAGTAGTGAAAATTACTGGAGCAGACGTGAAAAACTGGCTTGAAATGTCTGCCGGTCAATTCAATCAAGTTGGTTCTGAGCAAACGAACTTGTTGAACAAAGACTTCCGCAGCTACAACTTCGATATTCTCGATGGTTTGACATATGAAATCGATATCACGCAACCTGCGAAATTCGACTATAATGGCGTTGAAATAAATAAAGATGCTAACCGTGTCCAAAACATCAAGTATCAAGGGAAAGCGATCGCAGACGATCAAGAATTTCTTGTTGCGACGAATGACTACCGTGCAGGAAGTGCGACATTCCCAGGTGTCGGCGCTGGCAAGAACATCGTCTACAAATCGGCTTACGAGACACGGAACGTCATTTCGGACTTCATCAAAGCGAAACAACCTGTTGATTATAAAGCCGATGACAACTGGTCACTCGTCGCAAGCAAGCCGATGACGGTCAGCTTTGATTCAGCGGTCGCAGCAGCGCCGTACGTCAAGCGGTATGAAGGCGTCACGAACACAGGGGTAACGCGTCCAGGTGAAACGGGTACGTTCCTGACATTCAACATGAACGTGCCGATGAAAGACTTCACGGTCTCGGCAAAAGCAGTCAAACCAGGTGCAAAAGTCGTCACAGGTCAAGCCGTTCCGGGCGCGAAAGTCACGGTTAAACTCGGTGATAAAATCCTTGGAACAGCAACTGCAAACGAAGCCGGTCAATACGAAGTCGCAACACGTCCGCTCAAATTACGCGACAAGTTGACGGTCGTCTCAGAACTTAGCTTCATGAAAACAGAAACAAACGTCACAGTCGGAACAGGTGTCGTTGCAACACCAGCAATCGATAAAAAGTCAGCAGTCTACGGATCAACGGTCCTTCGTGGTAAAGCAACGGAAGGTCTTGACGTCACGCTCTACAAAGGATCAACGAAAATCGCAAAAGCGAAAACGACAGCAAGCGGCTTCAAAATCGCGGTCAAGAAGGGTCTAACGACTGGCACGTACACGGTCAAGTCGACAGACATCTCGAACAAGATCACGAAAAAAGCGTCGTTCACGATCAAGAACACGTATCCGGTTAAAAACTGGTCAGGCAAAAAGACGTTGACAGGTAAAGTCGAAAAACGTCAAATCGTCCGCCTTTACCAAAAAACAGAGTCTGGTTACCAATTGATCGCACAAGACGTAGCGGATCAGCACGGGAACTACGTCTTGAAGATGCGTCAAGCATTGACGAACGGCTCATACAAACTCAATATCTATACAGCGAAGGATCATCTTGATCAATCACGTTACTTCATCACGAAGTAA